In a genomic window of Bradyrhizobium ontarionense:
- a CDS encoding IPT/TIG domain-containing protein, with amino-acid sequence MRLVCVAAALLVGSMAAANAACTVTTGSTSAAAITINGTGGGNTVGLCVTDDHVVWGLYGTSNGANPNADANVTYPVTGAGTNTNLNYSSSKATYTIAPVQDSGNLTFPEYDITLNTVSGSGTDTITLWYAHNCSFSGNCSAPSTTDTTFTITVTLPSPTVTAVSPTSGPTTGNTTVTITGTGFTGATAVKFGATAATGFTVNSATSITATSPAGTGTVDVTVTSGGATSATSAADHFTYLLIPTVTSISPTAGPTTGGTSVSITGTGFTGATAVNFGATPATGFTVNSATSITATSPAGTGTVDVTVTTPGGTSATSAADQFTYVAAPTVTSISPTTGPGAGGTSVTITGTGFSGATAVNFGATPATGFTVNSATSITATSPAGTGTVDVRVTTAGGTSATSAADQFTYIPAPTVTSISPTAGPVAGGTTVTITGTSFTGATAVNFGATPATGFTVNSATSITATAPAGTGTVDVRVTTAGGTSTTSASDQFTYAAVPTVTSISPTAGPTAGGTTVTITGTGFTGATVVNFGATPATGFTVNSATSITATSPAGTGTVDVTVTTAGGTSATSAADQFTYVAAPTVTSISPTSGPAAGGTSVTITGTGFSGATAVNFGATPATGFTVNSATSITATSPAGTGTVDVRVTTAGGTSATSAADQFTYIAAPTVTSISPTSGLAAGGTTVTVTGTGFTGATAVNFGATPATGFTVNSATSITATSPAGTGTVDVRVTTAGGTSATSAADQFTYIAVPTVTSISPTAGPTAGGTTVTVTGTGFTGATAVNFGATPATGFTVNSATSITATSPAGTGTVDVRVTTAGGTSATSAADQFTYVAAPTVTSISPTSGPAAGGTSVTITGTGFTGATAVNFGATPATGFTVNSATSITATSPAGTGTVDVRVTTAGGTSATSAADQFTYVAAPTVTSISPTSGPAAGGTSVTITGTGFTGATAVNFGATPATGFTVNSATSITATSPAGTGTVDVRVTTVGGTSATSAADQFTYIGPPTVTSISPTSGPVAGGTSVTITGTGFTGATAVNFGATPATGFTVNSATSITATAPAGTGTVDVRVTTAGGTSATSAADQFTYSPVPTVTSIAPTAGPLAGGTSVTITGTGFTGATAVNFGATPATGFTVNSATAITATAPAGAGTVDVRVTTAGGTSATSAADQFTYTTAPTVASIAPTSGPGIGGTSVTITGSGFTGATAVSFGATAATGFTVNSATSITATSPAGTGTVDVRVTTAGGTSATSVADQFTYIGAPTVTSISPTSGAAAGGTTVTITGTGFAGTTGAAGVKFGAVNAASYTVNSATSITAISPAGSGTVDVTVTNIGQTSASSAADRFTYLSAATQTALASSQNPSQAGQPVTFTATVTGSGGTPAGTVTFSDNGTPIGTAALSGGVAAFTTSALAVGSHTIIASYGGSPSFAASTSPGLAQTVNVPLDSVRLRALQLNVTKMVAQNSGQAISGSIDDAIADGFNDGGAFLTPGNGRMRFNFSADPRDQDDAAALPGAANLGSSAYGSDRGGGALTDGRSGRGRSRIDNAFAAIDQQVPKKAVPRWHEDKQWLLWADVRGTGIDRWGTTTTAGVTQASQSSLYGQQLNALMGLTYKAAPNFLIGALGGYETFSYTEQDINGKLKGDGWTVGAYLGWKISPTLRYDAAVAYSGIGYNGTAGTAQGNFNGQRWMLATGLTGIYQTYGFLLEPSAKVYALWEHENAYIDSLGTQQGTHDFASGRASGGLKAAYPVAWLDSGIVLTPFVGLYGDYYFNKEDAATLAGIGLASTPLLQGWSARATGGLGIRTPGGASLGLGAEFGGLGGTTHVWTYSARARVPFTAQ; translated from the coding sequence ATGCGACTGGTCTGTGTCGCTGCTGCGCTGCTGGTCGGCTCCATGGCCGCTGCGAATGCAGCCTGCACTGTCACAACCGGATCGACCAGCGCCGCCGCGATTACCATCAACGGAACCGGTGGCGGCAACACGGTTGGTCTCTGCGTGACCGACGACCACGTCGTGTGGGGCCTCTACGGCACGTCGAATGGAGCGAACCCAAACGCTGACGCCAATGTCACTTATCCAGTGACCGGTGCTGGGACCAATACCAATCTGAACTATTCGAGTAGCAAAGCCACCTACACCATTGCGCCGGTGCAGGATTCCGGCAATCTCACTTTCCCAGAATACGACATCACATTGAATACGGTCTCGGGATCGGGCACCGACACCATCACGCTCTGGTATGCGCACAACTGCTCATTCTCCGGCAATTGTTCCGCGCCATCGACGACGGACACGACCTTCACCATCACCGTCACCCTGCCGTCGCCGACGGTGACGGCGGTCTCGCCGACATCGGGCCCCACGACCGGCAACACCACGGTGACGATCACCGGCACCGGCTTCACCGGCGCCACCGCGGTCAAATTCGGCGCCACGGCTGCGACCGGCTTTACGGTCAACTCGGCCACCTCGATCACCGCGACATCGCCCGCCGGGACCGGCACCGTCGACGTCACGGTGACCAGTGGCGGCGCGACATCGGCAACCTCGGCGGCGGACCATTTCACCTATCTTCTCATACCGACGGTGACCTCGATCTCGCCGACGGCGGGACCGACAACCGGAGGCACGTCAGTATCGATCACCGGGACCGGCTTCACCGGCGCCACCGCGGTCAATTTCGGCGCGACACCTGCGACCGGTTTTACTGTCAACTCGGCCACCTCGATCACGGCAACGTCGCCGGCCGGGACCGGCACTGTCGACGTGACCGTCACGACCCCCGGCGGGACCTCGGCAACCAGTGCTGCCGATCAATTCACCTATGTGGCCGCACCGACCGTGACATCGATCTCGCCGACCACGGGTCCTGGTGCTGGCGGCACTTCGGTGACGATCACCGGCACCGGCTTTAGCGGAGCGACCGCGGTCAATTTCGGCGCCACGCCGGCCACCGGCTTCACGGTCAATTCGGCCACCTCGATCACCGCGACCTCGCCCGCGGGGACCGGCACCGTCGACGTCCGCGTCACGACCGCCGGCGGCACATCGGCGACCTCGGCTGCCGACCAGTTCACCTACATTCCCGCGCCGACCGTCACTTCGATCTCGCCGACAGCGGGTCCAGTCGCCGGCGGTACGACGGTGACCATCACCGGCACAAGTTTCACCGGCGCCACAGCGGTCAATTTCGGCGCCACGCCTGCGACCGGCTTCACGGTCAATTCCGCCACCTCGATCACCGCGACCGCGCCGGCTGGCACCGGGACCGTCGACGTCCGGGTGACCACTGCCGGCGGCACCTCGACCACTTCGGCGTCGGATCAATTCACCTATGCCGCGGTACCGACCGTGACCTCGATCTCGCCGACAGCAGGTCCGACGGCCGGCGGCACGACGGTGACCATCACCGGTACCGGCTTCACCGGCGCCACCGTGGTCAATTTCGGCGCGACGCCGGCGACCGGCTTTACGGTCAACTCGGCCACCTCGATCACGGCAACGTCGCCCGCCGGGACCGGCACTGTCGACGTGACCGTCACGACCGCCGGCGGGACTTCGGCAACCAGTGCTGCTGATCAATTCACCTATGTCGCGGCACCGACGGTGACCTCGATCTCGCCGACATCGGGGCCGGCGGCCGGCGGCACCTCGGTGACGATCACCGGCACCGGCTTCAGCGGCGCAACCGCAGTCAATTTCGGCGCCACGCCTGCGACCGGCTTCACGGTCAACTCGGCCACCTCGATCACCGCGACATCTCCCGCCGGCACCGGCACCGTCGACGTCCGGGTCACGACCGCAGGCGGCACTTCGGCGACCTCGGCGGCCGACCAGTTCACCTACATCGCGGCACCGACGGTCACCTCGATCTCGCCGACATCGGGTCTCGCGGCCGGCGGCACGACGGTGACCGTGACCGGCACCGGCTTCACCGGTGCGACCGCAGTGAATTTCGGCGCCACGCCTGCCACCGGCTTCACGGTCAATTCGGCGACCTCGATCACCGCGACCTCTCCCGCCGGGACCGGCACGGTGGACGTCCGGGTCACGACCGCAGGCGGCACCTCGGCGACCTCGGCCGCTGATCAATTCACCTATATCGCCGTACCGACCGTGACCTCGATCTCGCCAACGGCAGGTCCGACGGCCGGCGGCACGACGGTGACCGTCACCGGCACCGGCTTCACCGGGGCAACGGCTGTCAATTTCGGCGCCACGCCTGCGACCGGCTTCACGGTCAACTCGGCGACCTCGATCACCGCGACCTCTCCAGCCGGGACCGGCACGGTGGACGTCCGCGTCACAACCGCCGGCGGCACCTCGGCAACCAGTGCTGCTGATCAATTCACCTATGTCGCGGCACCGACGGTGACCTCGATCTCGCCGACATCGGGGCCAGCTGCCGGCGGCACTTCGGTGACGATCACCGGCACCGGTTTCACCGGTGCGACAGCAGTGAATTTCGGCGCCACGCCGGCGACCGGCTTCACGGTCAACTCGGCCACGTCGATCACCGCGACATCGCCGGCCGGCACCGGCACGGTGGACGTCCGCGTCACCACCGCCGGCGGCACGTCGGCCACCTCGGCGGCGGATCAATTCACCTATGTTGCAGCACCGACGGTAACTTCGATCTCGCCGACCTCGGGCCCGGCGGCCGGCGGCACCTCAGTGACCATCACCGGCACCGGCTTCACCGGCGCGACGGCGGTGAATTTCGGCGCCACGCCGGCGACCGGCTTCACGGTCAACTCGGCCACCTCGATCACCGCGACGTCGCCGGCTGGCACAGGTACAGTCGACGTCCGGGTCACGACCGTGGGCGGCACATCCGCCACCTCGGCCGCCGATCAGTTCACCTATATCGGCCCGCCGACCGTGACGTCGATTTCGCCGACATCTGGGCCTGTCGCAGGCGGCACCTCGGTCACCATCACCGGTACCGGCTTCACCGGCGCGACCGCGGTCAATTTCGGCGCGACACCCGCGACCGGCTTCACGGTCAATTCCGCCACCTCGATCACCGCGACCGCGCCGGCTGGGACCGGCACGGTGGACGTCCGAGTGACCACCGCGGGCGGCACCTCGGCGACGTCCGCGGCCGACCAGTTCACCTACTCGCCGGTGCCGACGGTGACCTCGATCGCGCCGACCGCCGGGCCGTTGGCGGGAGGCACCTCCGTGACCATTACGGGCACCGGCTTCACCGGCGCAACCGCGGTCAATTTCGGCGCCACGCCGGCCACCGGATTCACGGTCAATTCCGCCACCGCGATCACCGCAACCGCGCCGGCCGGAGCCGGCACGGTGGACGTCCGCGTCACGACCGCAGGCGGCACCTCGGCGACCTCGGCGGCGGATCAATTCACCTATACGACAGCACCGACCGTAGCCTCGATCGCACCGACCTCCGGACCTGGGATCGGCGGCACATCGGTTACCATCACCGGCTCCGGTTTCACGGGGGCGACCGCGGTCAGCTTCGGCGCCACCGCCGCGACCGGCTTCACGGTCAACTCGGCGACGTCGATCACCGCCACATCCCCGGCCGGCACCGGCACCGTCGACGTCAGGGTCACCACCGCGGGCGGCACCTCGGCGACCTCGGTAGCCGACCAGTTCACCTATATCGGCGCGCCAACCGTGACCTCGATCTCGCCGACATCGGGAGCCGCGGCGGGCGGCACCACGGTGACCATCACCGGCACCGGATTCGCCGGGACCACGGGTGCGGCAGGCGTGAAGTTCGGCGCCGTCAATGCGGCGAGCTACACCGTCAATTCCGCGACCTCCATCACGGCAATTTCGCCTGCCGGCAGCGGTACGGTCGATGTCACCGTCACCAACATCGGACAAACCTCAGCCAGCTCGGCTGCGGACCGGTTCACGTATTTGTCGGCCGCGACGCAGACGGCGCTCGCCTCGTCGCAGAACCCGAGCCAGGCCGGTCAACCCGTGACGTTCACGGCAACGGTCACCGGATCGGGTGGCACGCCGGCGGGCACGGTCACGTTCAGCGACAACGGCACGCCGATCGGGACGGCCGCATTGAGCGGCGGCGTTGCGGCCTTCACGACATCGGCGCTGGCGGTCGGCAGCCACACCATCATCGCAAGTTATGGCGGCAGCCCCAGCTTCGCGGCCAGCACCTCACCCGGCCTGGCGCAGACCGTGAACGTGCCGCTCGACAGCGTCAGGCTGCGCGCCCTGCAGCTCAACGTCACCAAAATGGTGGCACAGAATTCGGGACAGGCCATTTCCGGGTCGATCGACGATGCCATCGCCGATGGCTTCAACGATGGCGGTGCCTTCCTGACACCCGGCAACGGCCGCATGCGCTTCAACTTCTCTGCTGACCCGCGTGACCAGGACGACGCTGCGGCCCTCCCCGGCGCGGCCAATTTGGGCAGCAGCGCCTATGGCTCTGATCGCGGCGGCGGCGCCCTCACGGATGGCAGATCCGGTCGAGGCCGGTCGCGGATCGATAATGCTTTCGCGGCGATCGACCAGCAGGTGCCGAAGAAGGCCGTGCCCAGATGGCATGAGGACAAGCAGTGGCTGCTGTGGGCCGATGTGCGCGGCACGGGCATTGACCGTTGGGGCACCACGACCACCGCCGGCGTCACCCAGGCCAGCCAGTCCTCGCTCTACGGCCAGCAGCTCAACGCGCTGATGGGGCTGACCTACAAGGCTGCACCGAATTTCCTGATCGGCGCGCTCGGGGGGTATGAGACCTTCAGCTACACCGAGCAGGACATCAACGGAAAGCTCAAGGGAGACGGCTGGACGGTGGGCGCCTATCTCGGCTGGAAGATCTCGCCAACGCTTCGCTACGATGCGGCGGTGGCCTATTCCGGCATCGGCTATAACGGCACCGCCGGAACCGCGCAGGGCAATTTCAATGGCCAGCGCTGGATGCTGGCAACCGGGCTGACCGGCATCTACCAAACCTATGGTTTCCTGCTCGAGCCCTCGGCCAAGGTCTATGCCCTGTGGGAGCACGAGAATGCCTATATCGACTCGCTGGGCACCCAGCAGGGCACCCATGACTTCGCCAGCGGCCGCGCTTCCGGCGGCCTCAAGGCCGCCTACCCCGTGGCATGGCTCGACAGCGGCATCGTGCTGACGCCGTTCGTCGGTCTGTATGGCGACTACTATTTCAACAAGGAGGATGCCGCGACGCTCGCCGGCATCGGTCTGGCCTCGACCCCGCTGTTGCAGGGCTGGTCGGCGCGCGCCACCGGAGGGCTAGGCATCCGGACGCCGGGCGGGGCCAGCCTTGGGCTCGGCGCCGAGTTCGGCGGCCTTGGCGGCACCACCCACGTCTGGACCTACTCGGCAAGAGCGCGTGTGCCGTTCACGGCCCAGTAG
- a CDS encoding phage tail protein, protein MPLEPILGQIMPFAGTTVPRGWAPCNGALMAIQTNQALFSLLGTYYGGDGIRTFALPDLRGRAILGSTGGGGDFPAGMTSGTVSVILNTQQLPSHNHMIQASTTQGSGRGAAPANNLFGTNTVPPAGPKSIFLTAGSGEVPLAPGTNIVDEGGNQAHNNMQPYLVVNYMIAINGIFPSRN, encoded by the coding sequence ATGCCGTTAGAGCCCATCTTGGGGCAGATCATGCCTTTTGCCGGCACGACGGTGCCGAGAGGGTGGGCGCCGTGCAACGGCGCCCTCATGGCAATCCAGACCAATCAGGCGCTGTTTTCATTGCTCGGGACCTACTACGGCGGTGATGGCATTAGGACGTTCGCGCTACCCGACTTACGCGGCCGCGCGATTCTCGGGTCAACCGGCGGCGGCGGTGACTTTCCTGCCGGCATGACCAGCGGCACGGTTTCAGTGATCTTGAACACGCAACAGCTTCCCAGCCACAATCACATGATTCAGGCATCAACAACGCAGGGATCGGGAAGGGGAGCTGCTCCGGCCAATAATCTGTTCGGCACCAACACAGTTCCGCCAGCCGGTCCAAAGTCTATTTTCCTGACCGCAGGCAGCGGAGAAGTACCGCTCGCGCCGGGCACGAATATTGTCGATGAAGGTGGCAATCAAGCTCACAACAACATGCAGCCTTACCTTGTCGTCAACTACATGATTGCGATCAACGGCATCTTTCCGTCCCGCAACTGA
- a CDS encoding phage tail protein, whose product MSDPFIGEIRLFGFSRVPDGWLACSGQSLPISQYDTLYAVIGTTYGGDGVQTFNAPDLRGRVPIGQGQGPGLPQYVLGQIAGEDGHVLIENEMPTHSHALMSSTATAATPTPGATVHLATASAGNLYAPVADAAPYETMAACVALAGNNLPHNNIMPTVVGNYCICFSGIFPSSG is encoded by the coding sequence ATGTCAGACCCCTTTATCGGCGAAATCCGGCTGTTCGGGTTCTCACGGGTGCCGGACGGCTGGCTGGCCTGCAGCGGACAAAGCCTGCCGATCTCACAATACGACACGCTTTATGCCGTCATCGGCACCACCTATGGCGGCGATGGCGTGCAGACCTTCAATGCGCCGGACTTGCGCGGCCGGGTGCCGATCGGCCAGGGCCAGGGGCCGGGGCTGCCGCAGTACGTGCTCGGCCAAATCGCGGGCGAGGACGGGCACGTTCTGATCGAGAACGAGATGCCCACGCACAGCCATGCGCTGATGTCGTCGACCGCCACCGCCGCAACGCCGACGCCGGGGGCGACGGTGCACTTGGCGACGGCCTCAGCCGGAAATCTCTACGCGCCGGTGGCGGACGCTGCGCCGTATGAGACGATGGCAGCCTGCGTCGCGCTTGCAGGCAACAATTTGCCGCACAACAACATCATGCCGACGGTCGTGGGCAACTACTGCATCTGCTTCAGCGGCATCTTTCCGTCATCGGGCTGA
- a CDS encoding phage tail protein produces the protein MSDPYIGEIQAFPFPFAAQGFNQGWLPCFGQLLPIQQFTPLFALIGTAFGGNGTTNFQLPNLSGCVTNSQGDGPGLEPRVIGESIGSSTVGLVTSEMAMHTHGLQLGNKTAANAAPGPGTAANMVAIDPIFNGFVPLPSTTTLAPNAVTLTGQGLPHDNTQPTQALIWCIAYAGIFPSFNNS, from the coding sequence GTGTCAGACCCGTATATCGGCGAAATCCAGGCCTTTCCGTTCCCCTTTGCGGCCCAGGGCTTCAACCAGGGTTGGCTGCCGTGCTTCGGCCAGCTGCTGCCGATCCAGCAATTCACACCACTGTTCGCGCTGATCGGTACCGCCTTCGGCGGCAACGGGACCACCAATTTTCAACTGCCCAACCTGAGCGGCTGCGTCACCAACAGTCAAGGCGACGGTCCGGGTCTCGAGCCGCGCGTGATCGGCGAATCGATCGGGAGCAGCACGGTCGGCCTGGTCACCAGTGAGATGGCAATGCACACCCACGGTTTACAGTTGGGAAACAAGACAGCGGCGAATGCGGCGCCTGGTCCCGGCACGGCCGCGAACATGGTTGCCATCGATCCCATCTTCAATGGTTTCGTGCCGCTGCCGAGCACGACCACGCTTGCACCGAACGCCGTGACGTTGACCGGGCAGGGGCTGCCCCATGACAACACGCAGCCGACCCAGGCGCTGATCTGGTGCATCGCCTATGCCGGGATCTTCCCGTCGTTCAACAACTCCTGA
- a CDS encoding GNAT family N-acetyltransferase — MRLRLAEPGDEPFLRDLFRTVKGVQLAAGGLPPAMLDLVLAQQYGAQVAGYAAQFPAARSLIVLEQGIPIGRLLLDCGTQQWHVVDVALLPSARNMGVGHAVMEAVATAAREQNVAVLTLAVATTNEGARRFYRRLGFTEMESDATASHLRMQLPLGD, encoded by the coding sequence TTGCGGCTGCGGCTTGCCGAGCCCGGCGACGAGCCGTTTCTGCGTGATCTGTTCAGGACGGTCAAAGGCGTGCAACTCGCCGCCGGCGGCCTTCCGCCCGCCATGCTCGATCTCGTTCTGGCGCAGCAGTATGGCGCGCAAGTCGCCGGCTATGCCGCGCAGTTTCCCGCGGCGCGATCGCTCATCGTCCTGGAGCAGGGCATCCCGATCGGCCGCCTGCTGCTCGACTGCGGGACGCAGCAGTGGCACGTGGTTGATGTGGCGCTGCTGCCGTCCGCGCGCAACATGGGCGTCGGACATGCGGTCATGGAAGCCGTCGCGACTGCGGCGCGTGAGCAGAACGTTGCGGTGCTGACGCTCGCGGTGGCGACGACGAATGAGGGCGCCAGACGATTCTATCGCCGGCTCGGCTTTACCGAGATGGAGAGCGATGCCACTGCGTCGCATCTGAGGATGCAGCTGCCGCTCGGCGATTGA
- a CDS encoding alpha/beta fold hydrolase — MSSTRTIKANGINLFVQEEGDGPLILLCHGWPELSYSWRHQIPALAAAGYRVAAPDMRGFGRSEAPADISAYTIFDIVGDMVALVGALGERQAVIIGHDWGAPVAWHAALFRPDMFTAVAGLSVPPPFRGRGRPLDTLSAGGIDNFYWQYFQAPGVAEAELERDVALTMRTVLARGFSDPQSLFVAPGKGFLGAANSDLPLPSWLSEADLAEFIAAYRASGFRGGLNWYRNIDRNWGLTAPWQDAQIRQPALFIAGSEDAVVTGLIGAKRVQEMERVLPDLRRKLIIDGAGHWIQQERAAEVNAALIAFLREAAPRTA, encoded by the coding sequence ATGTCCTCGACGCGGACCATCAAGGCCAATGGGATCAATCTCTTCGTGCAAGAGGAGGGCGACGGGCCGTTGATTCTGCTCTGTCACGGCTGGCCGGAACTGTCCTATTCGTGGCGGCACCAGATCCCGGCGCTGGCCGCGGCGGGCTATCGCGTCGCGGCGCCCGACATGCGCGGATTCGGGCGGTCCGAGGCCCCTGCGGACATCTCCGCCTATACGATCTTCGACATCGTGGGCGACATGGTGGCGCTGGTCGGAGCACTCGGCGAGCGCCAAGCGGTGATCATCGGTCACGACTGGGGCGCACCGGTGGCCTGGCACGCCGCGCTGTTCCGGCCCGACATGTTCACGGCCGTCGCCGGTTTGAGCGTCCCTCCGCCGTTCCGCGGCCGCGGCCGCCCGCTCGACACGCTCAGCGCCGGCGGCATCGACAATTTCTACTGGCAGTATTTTCAGGCGCCGGGGGTGGCCGAGGCGGAGCTCGAGCGCGACGTGGCGCTGACGATGCGTACGGTGCTGGCACGCGGCTTCTCCGATCCGCAGTCGCTGTTCGTCGCACCGGGCAAGGGCTTCCTCGGCGCTGCGAACTCCGACCTTCCCTTACCATCGTGGCTCAGCGAGGCCGATCTCGCGGAGTTCATCGCAGCATATCGCGCCTCCGGCTTCCGCGGCGGCCTGAACTGGTACCGCAACATCGATCGCAACTGGGGACTCACCGCACCGTGGCAGGATGCCCAGATCCGGCAGCCCGCGCTGTTCATCGCAGGCAGCGAGGATGCGGTCGTGACCGGGCTGATCGGCGCCAAGCGCGTTCAGGAGATGGAGCGCGTGCTGCCCGATCTCAGGCGCAAGCTCATCATCGACGGCGCGGGGCACTGGATCCAGCAGGAACGCGCGGCCGAGGTGAACGCGGCGCTGATCGCATTTCTGCGCGAGGCGGCTCCGCGGACGGCGTGA
- a CDS encoding D-alanyl-D-alanine carboxypeptidase family protein: MLYAANQSVQGARKDDAGFDGDAPTAILIEANSGSVLFEKNADELRAPSSMMKLMTAEVVFNAVKQGTIKLNDEYRISENAWRKGGAPAGGSTMFAALNSKVSVSDLLYGAIIQSGNDACIALAEGMAGNEKIFAADFMTKRARELGLAKSTFANSNGLPDPGNKMTVRELSMLARHIILDFPEFYKIFGEKEFTWNKIRQQNRNPLLNAMEGADGLKTGFTKEGGYGMVGSAVQNGTRLIVVVNGLEDSEDRATEAKKMLEWGFRNFETRTLFAADQPIGYAKVFGGESRSVKLSSPVPVKVMVQKNGGDKLIARIVYSGPIKAPIESGQKVGVVRVWRGPNIAMEAPVYAAEAVDRGSTMRRAIDGASELVIGMFRAGAEKL, from the coding sequence ATGCTCTACGCCGCCAACCAGAGCGTGCAGGGTGCGCGCAAGGACGACGCCGGCTTCGACGGCGACGCGCCCACGGCAATCCTGATCGAGGCCAACAGCGGCAGCGTGCTGTTCGAGAAGAACGCGGACGAGCTGCGCGCACCCTCCAGCATGATGAAGCTGATGACGGCAGAGGTCGTCTTCAACGCCGTCAAGCAGGGCACGATCAAGCTCAACGACGAATATCGGATCAGCGAGAATGCCTGGCGCAAGGGCGGGGCGCCGGCCGGCGGCTCGACGATGTTCGCCGCGCTGAACAGCAAGGTGTCGGTCAGCGATCTCCTGTATGGCGCCATCATCCAGAGCGGCAACGACGCCTGCATTGCGCTCGCCGAGGGCATGGCGGGCAACGAGAAGATCTTCGCGGCCGATTTCATGACCAAGCGGGCGCGCGAGCTCGGCCTCGCCAAATCGACCTTCGCCAATTCCAATGGTCTGCCCGATCCCGGCAACAAGATGACCGTCCGCGAGCTGTCGATGCTCGCCCGCCACATCATCCTGGATTTTCCGGAGTTCTATAAGATCTTCGGCGAGAAGGAGTTCACCTGGAACAAGATCCGGCAGCAGAACCGCAACCCGCTGCTGAACGCGATGGAGGGCGCCGACGGTCTGAAGACCGGGTTCACCAAGGAGGGCGGCTACGGCATGGTCGGCTCCGCCGTACAGAACGGCACGCGGTTGATCGTGGTCGTCAACGGCCTGGAGGATTCCGAGGATCGTGCCACCGAAGCCAAGAAGATGCTGGAATGGGGCTTCCGCAATTTCGAGACGCGCACCCTGTTCGCTGCGGACCAACCGATCGGCTACGCCAAGGTGTTCGGCGGCGAGAGCCGCTCGGTCAAGCTGTCGAGCCCCGTGCCGGTCAAGGTCATGGTGCAGAAGAACGGCGGCGACAAGTTGATCGCGCGCATCGTCTACAGCGGTCCGATCAAGGCGCCGATCGAGTCGGGGCAGAAGGTCGGGGTTGTCAGAGTCTGGCGCGGCCCCAATATCGCCATGGAGGCACCCGTCTATGCTGCGGAAGCGGTGGACAGGGGGTCGACGATGCGGCGCGCGATCGATGGGGCCAGCGAGCTCGTGATCGGGATGTTCCGCGCCGGCGCCGAGAAGCTCTAG
- the tmk gene encoding dTMP kinase, with the protein MAEAALKRGPGRGRFVTFEGGEGAGKSTQIKMLADRLEKEGVRVVLTREPGGSPGAEIMRHLVLSGMGKLLGPEAETLLFAAARDDHVRGVILPALNQGSWVLCDRFFDSTRAYQGSLGKVAPDVLNAMQRVTIGDLKPDLTVILDVPVDVGMQRAAARRGSGAPDRFESEDAKFHQGLRNAFHRIAADEPKRCVLIDAEGSADSVSHVVWDAVRERLFTAVAAAS; encoded by the coding sequence ATGGCGGAAGCTGCCTTGAAACGCGGTCCTGGCCGCGGCCGATTTGTCACCTTCGAGGGCGGCGAAGGCGCCGGAAAATCCACGCAAATCAAGATGTTGGCGGACCGTCTGGAGAAAGAGGGCGTGCGCGTCGTGCTGACCCGCGAGCCCGGCGGATCGCCCGGCGCCGAGATCATGCGCCACCTCGTCCTCTCCGGCATGGGCAAGCTGCTCGGCCCGGAGGCCGAGACGCTGCTGTTCGCAGCCGCCCGCGACGACCATGTGCGCGGGGTGATTCTCCCGGCGCTCAATCAGGGCAGCTGGGTTCTGTGTGACCGCTTCTTCGATTCGACCCGGGCCTACCAGGGCAGCCTCGGCAAGGTCGCCCCCGACGTGCTCAACGCGATGCAGCGGGTCACGATCGGCGACCTCAAGCCGGACCTCACCGTCATCCTCGACGTCCCGGTCGATGTCGGAATGCAGCGGGCCGCGGCACGCCGCGGCAGCGGCGCGCCGGATCGCTTCGAGAGCGAGGACGCCAAGTTTCACCAAGGGCTCCGCAACGCCTTCCACCGCATCGCGGCCGACGAGCCCAAGCGCTGCGTGCTGATCGACGCGGAGGGAAGCGCCGATTCGGTCTCGCACGTCGTCTGGGACGCTGTCCGCGAGCGTCTCTTCACGGCGGTGGCGGCGGCATCATGA